ctttacctccatccacaccttctctccatctttacctccatccacaccttctccccacgttgtcttctgttcacacgtgacatcacttcctgtgcagagcttccagaggtgttcctcctccagaagacgccatcctctccagtcacctgcatggcgacaggtttctaccccgacttagccgacctgttttggaggaaagacggcgagcagatcttcgaggacgtggagcacggagagctgctccccaaccacgacggaaccttccagatgtcggtggagctgaaagtggaggtgacggccgaggtggagggcaagtacgaatgtgtgttccagctgtctggcgtcaaggaggacctggtcaccaagctggagagaagaagcatcctgagcaacgcaagccatgaaggtgagaaagacacatttagttggagatgtttcccatcacaagtccacctgtcaccattattgatccatgtcaccatgacaacgcttgacgtctgcatgcaaagtagtcatgaaggtttcctcttcatgctttgtcactccacttgtgcttttttgctctccacagacaactggagcgtcgccctcgctgccacggcggcggtcgtcgctgtggcggccgtcctggcggccatcatcatcgtcatggtcAGGCGTCAGAGAAACAGACAAGGTGAGGGACACCAATGtcctccgtcttcttcttcttcttcttcttctcggtccaggccgtgagttgatgctttcatccgggctgcatgttttagttgccttccagccaaacactcaaagatccacagagacggagcgcacactctcacatagaaacacgtgaggaaaaagtccatttcaccttgtttcactttcatttcagcCCAGTACGATCCAGCTCGTAAGTAAAACATCTTTTCTTTGAGCCGCAAGAAACAAAGCCGTGGTGAAGCGTCACTCACATGGAGGTCTGATGTGGACCTTTGTTACAAGTTTAGCCTGAAAATCCCAACTTGAGCTgactccttcacaataaaagaccctcctgtgagcacacgcaatacaaagtgtggcatatctcacgtttgacatgagtcctcatgatgaggatcagccaaatgagacctcaagtgtgctgactcatcaagaaggtatcctagtcaggaagtagaagagcagcACTCTGCTTCTTCATGTTTCCAAGTCACACCTCAAAGATCTGATGTGAGTGACGAGGCACCTTCTGGATGTTCTTCCTTCACCGTTTGCGTTTGTCCCGCAGCTCGCCACGGCGGCGTGGAGCTCTCCGAGAGGGTGGCGGCTGAAGGCTGAGTAAGTCTGCACCTCCAAATGTTCTTGTGTGAAGATGATGTTCAACTTGCTTCTGTTGGGAATGTGCtgagtcatcttcttcctccaggatgctttgtgcactggaacacAGAGAGATGTCTCCATCGCTGAGGGACGTCATGGAGATGTGCTTTGTTCTTCATCCCACTGCTCCTCACGCTATTCCATCTACTCTTCTTTGGCCGTTAAAATACTTTCAACATCAAACGTTGGTGGCTAGAAAATCATTCGGGGCTCACGTTTCATGGCCTTGACATCATGACGAGGATTTCTTCTTTCTTTGAATGGCCGCTGCTTATGATCAATATCACATTGTGTCACATCTCTGTCAATAAATCCGTTTGTTCTCCACTCGCCTCGCACTGCTTTCTTGGCGACCAGGGAGGCTCTCGCTCATAACAATGGTagaaatagctcatttttatttatcttgtattttttcatttcaacacttaaatccctaGATCAGTTTCAGGTTCATCTGTCCATatcatattctttttttaatattttatgccctttttgtcaaaaacctAAACCACTAAATAATCATTTTTACTAAACGTAATTGcaatcttaaataggtcaataattcataacatcattgattttaattcattcaattttgagcaatgacaatttaaaaaatggcataaaaatgttaaaaatgtatttatttttttactttcaacacttaagtctttgataaacttcagatccatccctcgtttctgtgacgacctgtcacgtcaggtgtcacatggtctgtttgcatttgtgtttatctacgagtcagcgctcttattttggtcccacttcctgtttgtctccctgagcgcttttccctcctcacctgtcgctgattggcagcctggccacacctggtcatggggtgagggtgatgggtcaaatgcagaggataatctcaccacacctagtgtgtgtgtgacaatcattgctactttaacttgaactaaccagctggcttctatttatgcctgcctcgccctccagtcagggctcaaggattgttttgttaaaggttactctggtttgctgtatgctgcttatgcttctgtgcacttccctgctgcacctccTTGTGCTCCCTGTGGGAATTAAAGACTCTCACCTGCACgtcgtcctcctgtctcctgcatcttggggtcacaactagagCAGCCATGCGAGTACGTGACAGCTTcttcatttttatttgtttttgccctTTTAGTCAAAAACCTTTTGCTTTtaaggcaaacacaaaatatccaatattttcccggaaaaatattttgaagtcaaatgttttaagtgacgtaattggagccttgaatagtttAAATAAGTGATAATAACATcaaatttgattcattattatttttgagcaatgacagctttaaagagaaaacaacctgcatggcagctttattaCAATCAACACTGCAACTTTTCTTTGTTACAATTCACCTCTTTTATTACActatttgttttttatatatattatttgtagaatgtgtcgtgggccgTTAAAAGATTAGCTGCGGGCAGCAAATTCCGCCAAAGAATGTTTTCATTGGGTTATCCCACAAAATGAAACAGAAAATCTTGATATTGCTTTTACTTCTGCTATCAGGCAATGTGCAACCAAATCCAGGACCCAGCTTCAATAACATCAGTACTGCTGATGAATTTAGAGCCGGGTCAGGCCTCCATTTCAATAATAGGAGTCTCCTGCCAAAATTAGACTTAGTCAAAATCTGGATTCCAGCAAGAAAATGCAGacttccttatcttatcttaaggtggctaagtaaagcagtctctgacaaggacgttgctattaatgcatataatgtcttcccatgccatcgtcctggaaaaggtggaggagtggccatatatttaaaaaacacatttcttgttATCTTATTGTCAAtcactaaagcagtggttcttaacctgggttccatggaaccctaggggttcggtgagtcggcctcaggggttcggcggaggtcaagacacacccgactcatcgtgtaaacacaaacttctccctatcggcgtattacggatacggcaacagctgactgatttgcaggtgtgtaatttgttgtgagtttatgcactgtgttggttttgttctttgaacaaggtgatgttcatgcacgcttcattttatgcaccagtacaaaaaacatggtaacactttagtatggggaacatattcaccattaattagttgcttattaagctgcaaattagtaacatattggctcttaactagtcattattaagtacttattaacgccttattcggcatggccttattataaccctaaccctctaaccctgaccctaacccattcTTGCCaattctcccgattttcccgggagactcccgaatttcagtgcccctcccgtaaatctcctgggacaaccattctcccgaatttctcccgatttccacccggacaacaatattgggggcgtgccttaaaggcactgcctttagcgttctttacatcctgtcttcacgtccgctgttcctccaaacaaacagcgtgccggcctagtcacacaaTATTTGCCAtggaggtcacactgacggtggccgtatgaacaagtttaacactgttacaaatatgcgccacactgtgaacccacaccaaacaagaatgacaaactttcgggagaacatccgcaccgtaacacaacataaacacaacagaacaaatacccagaaccccttgcagcaccaactcctccgggacgctacaatatacacccccccttaaTTGATGATGTAGAGCAGGGTTGGCCAACCAGTCAGAGACTAAGagccacttttttttactgtgttactgcaaagagccacatcctacacatgagcacacatgaacatcaccccatcccttcctcacgcgcacacacacacacacacacacacacacacacacacacacacacacacacacacacacacacacacagacctctgctcagccagatatactgtaaatgtcacacaccaacatgactcctacagtactaagaccacaggccagttattttcaacaattaacattgtgtgcactgtctcacacacacatacttgccaaccttgagacctccaatttcgggaggtggggggtgggtggcgtggtctggggtggggtgggggcgtggttaagaggagaggagcatatttacagctagaattcaccaactcgagtatttcatatatatatatatatatatatatatatatatatatatatatatatatatatatatatatatatatatgtatgaaatacttgaatttcagtgaattctagctatatatatatttatttattttattatgtatataaataaaagaaatacttgaatttcagtgttcatttatttacacatatacacacacataacactcatctactcattgttatacttgaaagtacaatgcaatacaattccggggcaatggcacctatcaaatacacagtaatgaaaacacagttgttctactaactgtactgtgtgttatgagagtagagtatgtgtgtgtgtggccctttaataggtgagcatgtgaggggagtgacgtcagtgagtgtgtgggcgagagaagagagggagcggtagcgtgagtgcggggagggactagttggttttgtgttggattggctgtgtgcaagcaatcaataaagcaagatttgcaactaatcgctggactcatcattcaccctaaagtcgtccgctgtggagacccactgccgggtaaggtgaagggtgttgccccgagcatacatcggccctggagaagtgtctcccctgcgctcttcgactacggtctcgttcttctgcttggtctccacacaatatatgcaatattttttccacataaaacattttaaagtgaatgtttttaagtaataattcatTGTAACAtagattttttgtatttttttttttttttgagcaatggcaaaaaaaataaaaataaacaaagacaaaagaaaaaaaaaacagcctgcatggcagcttttgtgtcaacattgcaactttttctagttagatttcacctcattccacttttttaaaatgttttttttaatttttgcagtACTATCAATTTTGCAATTTTTGCAGAATGTGTGGGGGGCCGGTAAacgattagctgcgggccgcaaatggcccccgggccgcactttggacatctcTGGCATAGAGTAAGCTAAAGTGACGCTGAAGATTTGAAGCTTTGAAATGCGCTAATGACCCCTGACGTATAAGGCAGAATGGCTTGCCATTAcgttcaacaaaaaaatataaactctCCCACTCTGTTCAAATTCCCTGTGTTCTTCTTATTTTCCTTTtgctgtgctttttttccctGCCATTTTGAGAGTGAACTTGTCACAAATGGTTTACTACTGTGATCTCACGCACATGCACCTTTGACCTCACTCAAACCGGCttcggcttcttcttcttcttcttatgtgcAACTCTAACCGGCTTAAGCCGGGCGAAAAAAGTAATCCGAGTATTGTAATCcaagtatttcctttttttttcgtgATGAGCACGATCACGGCCGATAGAAGAGGCCGCGTGTTGAACGCCACGGTGTTTTACAAGCTGGATTTTGAGAAAACGCCCTCTTTGTGCTAAGCGGAAGTCAATGAAGCGGCCGTGTGTCTCGGTCGTGCTGCATTTTGGGAAATGTAGTGTTTTTCGTCCCGGCGAACGCCAGGGACAGTAGATATACTACAGTACAGTAACACAGCAACGTGGGCCTCCGACATCAAAAAGTTTGTTTCGTCTACACCTCGTGGGCACTAAtagattttaaaaaatttttttatgtatatacaaaccccgtttccatatgagttgggaaattgtgttagatgtaaatataaacggaatacaatgatttgcaaatcattttcaacccatattcagttgaatatgctacaaagacaacactgataaacttttttttttttgcaaataatcattaactttagaatttgatgccagcaacacgtgacaaagaagttgggaaaggtgtcaataaatactgataaagttgaggaatgctcatcaaacacttatttggaacatcccacaggtgaacaggcaaattgggaacaggtgggtgccatgattgagtataaaagtagattccatgaaatgctcagtcattcacaaacaaggatggggcgagggtcaccactttgtcaacaaatgcgtgagcaaattgttgaacagtttaagaaaaacctttctcaaccagctattgcaaggaatttaggaatttcaccatctacggtccgtaatatcatcaaagggttcagagaatctggagaaatcactgcacgtaagcagctaagcctgtgaccttggatccctcaggctgtacttaatcaacaagcgacatctgtaaaggatatcaccacatgggctcaggaacacttcagaaacccactgtcagtaactacagttggttgctacatctgtaagtgcaagttaaaactctcctatgcgaggcgaaaaccgtttatcaacaacacccagaaatgccgtcggcttccctgggcctgagctcatctaagatggactgatacaaagtggaaaagtgttctgtggtctgacgagtccacatttcaaattgtttttggaaactgtggacgtcgtgtcctccggaccaaagaggaaaagaaccatccggattgttatcggcgcaaagttgaaaagccagcatgggggtgtattagtgcccaagacatgggtaacttacacatctgtgaaggcgccattaatacaggttttgagcaacatatgttggcatccaagcaacgttaccatggtcctgcccctgcttatttcagcaagacaatgccaagccacgtgttacatcaacgtggcttcatagtaaaagagtgcgggtactagactggcctgcctgtagtccagacctgtctcccattgaaaatgtgtggtgcattatgaagcctaaaatagcacaacggagacccccggactgttgaacaacttaagctgtacatcaagcaagaatgggaatgaattccacctgagaagcttaaaaaaatgtgtctcctcagttcccaaacgtttactgagtgttgttaaaaggaaaggccatgtaacacagtggtgaacatgccctttcccaacttctttgtcacgtgttgtagccatgaagttctaagttaatcattatttgcaaaaaaataaataaagtttatgagtttgaacatcaaatatcttgtctttgtagtgcattcaattgaatatgggttgaaaaggatttgcaaatcattgtattccgtttatatttacatccaacacaatttcccaactcatatggaaacggggtttgtatttttaaatttgtaatttttttttttaatttacattttttctaATAGAGTTAAGAGCCGCATGAAACCAgccaaagagccgcatgaggctcGCAAGCCATGGGTTGGCTAGCCctggtctagagtcccattaggctacgGTTTACTTACCTGAATCGGTGCAGAAAGGTTTAGCGGCAAATATAAAAGCGACCATTAAAAAAGATATttcaaatgggatggagtggatttttacactcttaataaaaatattgtttttgaagatTGAAAGCATTTATCATCAGCAAGACGTTActgacctcacttcatttgacactcacaaGCATTTAGAGAAGAAACCATTAGATGCAccaatgtctttacatctgagggctcCACTAATTAAACattaagtttaaaggggaacattatcacaattccagaagggttaaaaccattaaaaatcagttcccagtggcttattttatttttcgaagtttttttcaaaattttacccatcacgcaatatccctaaaaaaagcttcaaagtgcctgattttaaccatcgttatatacacccgtccattttcctgtgacgtcacatagtgatgccaacacaaacaaacatggcgcatagaacagcaagctatagcgacattagctcggattcagactcggatttcagcggcttaagcgattcaacagattacgcatgtattgaaacggatggttgtagtgtggaggcaggtagcgaaaacgaaattgaagaagaaactgaagctattgagccatatcggtttgaaccgtatgcaagcgaaacccacgaaaacgacacgacagccagcgacacgggagaaaacgaggacgaattcggcgatcgccttctaaccaacgattggtatgtgtttgtttggcattaaaggaaactaacagctatgaactaggtttacagcatatgaaatacatttggcaacaacatgcactttgagagtgcagacagcccagttttcatcaattgatatattctgtagacataccctctctagctctcttttcctgaaagctgatctatccagttttgaagttgatgtcagcaggccagggaagctagggtcgatattcttctcttgatcatcttcggtggcataagggacggtgtgagccaagacatccagggggtttagctcgctcgtctgcgggaacaaactgccgccattgcttgccgtgctaccgaggtcctttgtccctgaattgctcacacactccggcagattcaatgggggtctggcggcagatttctttgactttatcgttggaaatgcatctgctttaagtgtcgcaggatatccacacattc
This genomic interval from Nerophis lumbriciformis linkage group LG07, RoL_Nlum_v2.1, whole genome shotgun sequence contains the following:
- the LOC133609156 gene encoding major histocompatibility complex class I-related gene protein-like translates to MNKITAEDPKYWQRQTEICVGNEFTAKHNLEVLKKRFNQTGELPEVFLLQKTPSSPVTCMATGFYPDLADLFWRKDGEQIFEDVEHGELLPNHDGTFQMSVELKVEVTAEVEGKYECVFQLSGVKEDLVTKLERRSILSNASHEARHGGVELSERVAAEG